ATATTGATAAGCTTGCCAAGGCGCACATAGACATATCCTGCATTCATCCATGCCTTTGCCAATTTTGGAGAGCCAGCTGATGATCACAGCCATTTCAAAAGTCACAGGGAGTACAATTCTCAAGATAAAAGACTGCTCATTAATCACAAACCAAATTTCTTATCACTTAATTAGCAAAGTAAAATAATGTCATTAATAAGCAGATCATGGTAATCTCACCAAGATGGTTTAGTTTCACAACAGCATAGTGCATGATTGTAGAGTATATTTTGATATGCAAAAACACTTTTGTTACCTTAGAGTGGAAACACTCATCTGAAAAGGCAATGAAAGATTGATGTTGCATCACCTGTCAAGTGGTTAAAACCTATTGTTAAAATAATGATAAACTCTAGAAAATACTCATACTAACTTCTACAACTGCAGATTAATTAGAGTATCCAAACTTCAACTCTAGAGAAATGTCATAAATGATAGCATGCTGTCATAAATTTGGAATATTTGAGGTGTCTCGACATATATTCCACTTGGCATTATCTGCTCCAGCAAAAATATCAGGTAGTAATATGCAATGATGACCATGCTATAGTCAGCATCTATTGAAAGGTAGAAAGCCACTTAACAAATGCAATGATAATTAGAGAAGGTCCTGGTTTTGAAGGGTTGCAAAGAGATTCAATTGGCTTCCTATTTGCTATTGTTCAAGTATGATCCAGAGTTCAGCAAGAGGCCATTCTATGGTAACTATCCATCTGTCAATGAGAACTATATCAATCAATGAAAATTTCAGAAGCAAGTTAGTGCCTCATAAAACTCACAGCCATCCATATATAATCTAGCTAGTCACTGACTTACTGGAGAAGAACCACCAACCCAAATATTAGAACTACAGAGAAATATATAGAGGATGTTGTAAATGTCTATATACCTCCATGGGTTGTATTTGTAAGGATCCCCAAAGGTATCCAATCACCGATTGGCCTGTAAAAAGCTATCCCACTATTATTGAATTGCACTAAATTAAAAGAGGTTGACAAATCAGCACATGGAAATCAATAGTGCGTGCAAATAAAAAAATACCTTTCTAGTTGAGGTGGATCAGAAGGAAAATTGGCCTAATAGCCCAGGCGAGTATATTGCTTAATCTGCAATTAAATGATATGCTTATTAGCTTGAATAGATGAATCTAGATGAAAATGGTTAATTAATTATCAAAATGGTTAATCAAAGGCTAAGCCATGTATAGGAAATATTGGAAACCAGACTAACATTTGTCATGGCTTAGTGCTTACCAGTAACCATTGAAATAGTTTTCCATATGCAACTATGTATAAGTCCTTGCTGAACTGGTCAACAGAAAGGATACTAACTCCTGAACTGGTTTCTAGAGTTGCATCTCTGAGTGGTAGTACCACTGCTAGGTGGTCATGCCAAACCTGAAAAACATATATACACATCTACTGATGGCTTTGATATGTATATCAATGCACCATTCATGAAACTATTACACTGAATGAACTTGGCAATGAGCTTGACTTGAATGGACGAAAGGCAACCCAGGGGTAGTAGTGGCAtatttaatttttttcattAGATCAAGATAGCATGCATATACTGGGATTGATCAACATTTTTTTCATCGCTGGGTCTCTCACTCAATGAAACAATGTACACTAATCCACAGAAATTGTATGAATTCTTAGAGAATAAAAAACTATCTACAACCTAGCATAAAGAACAAGTCAGCTTGGAGCTTCTTGTTGCTTGCAAATAAATTGGCCACATATTGTTCTGCTAACTTCAGCTTTAATTTTAGTTTAGCTTTGGCACACTGTCCACACATAGTGACGCAGTGTCACATGGATGcttattaattatttttcaatgCTAATCAAAACATGTATGCTAGTGAGGGAGAGTGTAAAGCATAGTAGAGCTGAGCTGAGCTCAACTGTGAGCTTGCCTGCAGCCCTCAAACTGCAACAATGTGGCCTTCTTTTTGATGCATTTCATTTTAATAATTGCTCACTATGTTAAGATACTCCATTCTGCCATTCAATTATTACTACTGTAAATATTGGAGAGTATCTCTTCTAATTATCTGTATAGATGAAAAAGATACCAAATTCTATTGATCACAATTTGTTTCCACAAAGGCATATTTCACTATGTCTTAAAAACTTAAATTAGTTCTTCATTTGAATATCActgtcaagaaaaaaaaagatttcaAGGTGAATCATTATTTGTAGTTATTTTCAAGCCAAAATCATTTCGACGATAAGATTACACTATTGTTACTTTCAAGACACAAATTCAGCCCAAAACTGGAAAGAACGATACATGGAAAAAATCGTCATTGCTCTTAGTATTTGACATCGCTTAGATCTGAAATTTGGCAAAGTAGATCGAGAAGATCAAAATAGAGGACAAAGGTGTATTGGTTACCTTCAGTAGGGGCTGACTGAAAAATCTGTGAAATCTAAAATATCTTGAAAAGTTTCATTTAGAAGCCACATGAGACTCTCAGCCGAAACCACTTCATTGATCTGAAAGATAGATAATATGAAAGATACTAAAACCTGGAAACACCTTTCCTGATTTCCCAAACTCAGCTTGGTTGCCGGCAAGCAGAGAGCAGCAACAGCAGTGTGGCAACAGTTAGAGAGCACCAGCACCCTCGAGTCTCCTCATGTTTCCATGTATGATCATATTCATGCCACTAATTTTTTTTATCAATTTAAAATGGTATACTGCTCACAATATAAACTGTCTTATAAAATAACACATTTTGTGCTAACAAAAATGGAAACTCATGAAgtaaactttgaataagaccaTCAGGACTTCATAAAAAGATAAATTGTTGGAGCAAAAGATTTATTTTAGAGATCTAGCAACAATAAATAGATTTTATACATGACAATTGCAAAGGCATATTTCAAATCAACTGTCCCTCAGTGAATCTGTCCTGAGAAAAAATAAATCCAAGAATATTCATCTAAATTTCAACATCAGTCCAAGATGGGGAGGATGAAGAGCAGAAGGGCTAGGAACGTTCAGTGCAAAGCACATAGAACTGCAGGAGCAGATCCAGTAAACATGGGTGTGCACATATACACATGATAATCTTTTGAATGGATCGAAGTTAGCAGGCACAATATATGTATACTATAATTAGATCAGATCAGAATACAAATAGCCAAACAAATTAAGTTAGGGTTGGGTGCTCGGTTTTGCACAACAGGAAAGGGAAGAGAAGGGGTTAGCACACCTAGTGGCAGCCATGAGCGAGGGTGTAGCAGGAGTTGAGGAAGTCATGGTCTGTAGCGACGTAGTCTATGGAGCAGCAGTTGCTGCTGTCTCCTTTCTCTCGCCGTCGTTGGGCTGCCTGTGGCACCATGCCGCCGCCACCTCCATCGACCTGGATTTGGGGATAGGTCTTGGTTGTTGGTGCAGGAGTTGGAGAGTGGGGAGGAAGGATCGTCTGATGCATGATGCAGATGGTGGCTGCGGTCGCAGGGATTTCgcgatggtggtgacagggctGAGGGATCAAGAAGGAAGGCCACGGAGATCGCGTGGCGAGCGGCAGGGGATCACAGATTCACAGGGGAAGTCGCGGATGTGGACTTTCCTTGTGTGGCGTGCAGTCGCAGGGTAAGTGGTGGTCGCGCGGGACTAGCGATCGATGGATTGTCGCACCAAATTGGTcttatttttattctttttatttgTACAGCGTGCCCgtacgttgctacgggatagtaAACAATTTATACTAAAAATACACAGATTGTATAATAAGATAATATTACTGTAAAATTTAAGTATTATTATTAAAATAACATTAaatgcaacccacaaagtttatAAAATTAACATAGTCATGGAGACCAGGACGTCGTAGGTTCACAAACTCTACTTATAGACCTTTCCGTAATGCGATTAAGATAGTGTTTAATATCAGCAGGAAGAAATCTCTGATATCCATTTCTTTTGTGTGCCAATAAATTCACAAATAAGTTCCACCATATCTCCCTACCATCTTGTCACACATTCGAGTTTATATATGTAAATATTAGTGCGTGTCGCATGGGTGATACTTCTTCCACAAAACttaaaacaaaagtgttatacTCATTGTATAAATATGTGTCGCTTTTGTTCTATTCTATGTAGACATATCACTCATCGCAATGCAATGCTATTCCATTGTCTAATGATTGAGCCCATCTTCTACCATATGCTAGAACAGTAATCTTCAAAATACAAAAGGTTGTCATCAACTGACCAAAGACGACGACGATATGTCATTGGTAGTATCATCTAATCGAATACAATAACAGTTGAAGTGTAATTCCACTAAGAGTCCGTGAAAATGCATGGCAAGTAGAGGCTAATCGAGCTTACCACCTCAATGGCGACGATGTCATTGTAAGTCCAGAAATATGCGGTCGGAGAGCACGTATAGGATGTGGACGCGGCAATGTTGAAAGTTCGATCTTAATATATGTCACCTGCAACTGTCCTATTTATAGGCCCTATATATAAACAATTTATTAATATTTAAGGTTAAATTAATATTAATTATCATAAACAAAAATTAAATTAATATTAATTATCATAAACAAAACCGTATTTGGAATGCCTTTAGACtattatgatctctacattgaCCCACCGATCATTATTAAGATGAATAGAGGCCtcaataaaaaaaatgaaagctGGAAAAGCAACCTTATCTACCAACCACACACCCGTCATCCACTCTCACTCTGCCTCCCCTCCGATGAGGCTTCCGTCCACCGTCGCCTGCCTCAtcccctccacctccacctccacctccacctccctcGCCCGAGACCCCTCATTCACCAACCAGCCACGCTCCCTCCACCAACGCTCGAGCTCGGCACGGCGCCACTCAAGGTCGCACCGGaccgctccccctcctcaaccCTCGGCCATGTCCCCTACTCTGCAGCTTGATAACGGACCCGTCCATGCTGCCTCCTCCGTCGCTACTGCTCGAGCTTGCCACGAGGAGCTTTGTTTGCTTGTGCACAACCAGATCCACCACTGTTCTTCGCCCCTTTCCTCCAAGCACTGCTCTAGGAGATCCAAGAAGTGCAGGAAAAGGTAAGCTGTAAGCCTCTACTGCTCCCTGATCCGATCAGCAACCACTGCCTACGTCTTGGCTCTTCACGAAATCTTAATCCTCATGGTCAAATAGCAATATGtgcatatatattataaattCCTTTGCATCCTGATATCATAGTGCAGTTAATATTTGTAACAAAAATGTTCTATTGTTCATGCTCATAGATATTCAGATACCTGCAATTTTTTTGTATCTACTAAGTGGAACCTGTATTTAGCTTCCATCTTAAAACTTGGAAGCATTTTGATGAATGCAgaggctccagtgtcaacaaacAGGCTTGCAATTcagttatatttttttttccatttagttgtaggagattgtTCAGAAAAAACTTGTTGTTGTGGGTGAGATAGTATGACATCCTATTTGATGGTTTTTGTTTTCTCTCTCATTGCACTGTTAAGCTTGTACATCCTACATTGTTGTTGTCCAAGCCATAACTACCATTGCGATAAGGTATAGTAAACCTTGTAGACTGAAGATATATGATTTTCTTCATGCTTTAGCTCTTGGGTGTGTGCAGTCAATATTTTCAGAATTGTAGCTAAGTAATAGGGGAAATTAGGGTGCTGGTGCTTAAGGTCCTAAATGAAATGTATAGAGCTCAAGATTATCTTGCCAGGTATATAGTATTGAGGTggcctcttttttttctttgcctTGTTTCTGTATAGATATTCACCAGCATGATATTTGCAAACTTGAATGGACCCATGAGAGGCATCTTGATTTTGTCCATACTCCTTTCTGTTTGTTCGTATTTTTTAGTTGTAGCTATCACATGGTTCTATAATTTTTAATTATCTATGGTGGCTACATCTAATACTAATATTCTCATCTGATTAAGATTAGAAGTGAAATAATTTATTGCAGTGCACCTTTATGAAAAGATGGTGTTTGTGGTACTGTTGCCATGATAATTTAGCAATATCAAATGTATTAGAATGTGATATACCTGGGTTGTTTGTGCAGGTTCATGTCTGGGAACTCTTTGTCGGTGTGAAACATCATGTCTGCAGAACGCCACAAAAACCGTTGGCACGCAGCTTGCCAAGGGCGAGGCAACGGAAAGTAAATGGATGTAAACACCCAATGCCCTAGAGATGAATTTCAGAGATTGTTCACCTCACCGCTGTAGATAAACAAATCAGAGGGGACTTACGACGGCTGCAGGCAAGTAGGCGATGAAGCCCAGTGCCCGACGAACAATGGGGGCATGCCAGGGATGAATGGCGACGACGAGCTACGGATGGGCAAGGGCGACTGCGGCTGGCGATGGACAGAGGATCGATAGGGTTGATCGACGTTGTGTGCGATGGCGAAGGTGGCGCGCGAGATCCAGGGACGAGGAGGTGAGGTTGCGCGCGGTGTCATGCGAGGGCCAGGGACTTGTAGGTGAGGGCACGGTCGCGTGACTGGCGGCGCGGGGTGATCACGGAATTGATCACGATTGTTAGGGGATTGATTTTGCCTTCCTGATCTGTTGCGGCTGTTACAGGATTGATGATTTTTGCCTTCCTGTTTCGGGTGGTGGCATTTGATAAAGTCTCCACGCCTGGGGCTCAGCCGGGGTGGTATTTTGAGGGAAGCCAACGGAGTCGCGGAGAGTGGATCGCACCCACGCAGGCAGACGGACGATGTTCAATTGCCGCACGAAAAAGTGTCCATtctttagtctttttagttgtaggagattgtTCAGAAAAAACTTGTTGTTGTGGGTGAGATAGTATGACATCCTATTTGATGGTTTTTGTTTTCTCTCTCATTGCACTGTTAAGCTTGTACATCCTACATTGTTGTTGTCCAAGCCATAACTACCATTGCGATAAGGTATAGTAAACCTTGTAGACTGAAGATATATGATTTTCTTCATGCTTTAGCTCTTGGGTGTGTGCAGTCAATATTTTCAGAATTGTAGCTAAGTAATAGGGGAAATTAGGGTGCTGGTGCTTAAGGTCCTAAATGAAATGTATAGAGCTCAAGATTATCTTGCCAGGTATATAGTATTGAGGTggcctcttttttttctttgcctTGTTTCTGTATAGATATTCACCAGCATGATATTTGCAAACTTGAATGGACCCATGAGAGGCATCTTGATTTTGTCCATACTCCTTT
This window of the Sorghum bicolor cultivar BTx623 chromosome 7, Sorghum_bicolor_NCBIv3, whole genome shotgun sequence genome carries:
- the LOC110437028 gene encoding uncharacterized protein LOC110437028 isoform X1, which gives rise to MRLPSTVACLIPSTSTSTSTSLARDPSFTNQPRSLHQRSSSARRHSRSHRTAPPPQPSAMSPTLQLDNGPVHAASSVATARACHEELCLLVHNQIHHCSSPLSSKHCSRRSKKCRKRFMSGNSLSV
- the LOC110437028 gene encoding uncharacterized protein LOC110437028 isoform X3; translated protein: MLPPPSLLLELATRSFVCLCTTRSTTVLRPFPPSTALGDPRSAGKGSCLGTLCRCETSCLQNATKTVGTQLAKGEATESKWMFMSGNSLSV